In Hoplias malabaricus isolate fHopMal1 chromosome 6, fHopMal1.hap1, whole genome shotgun sequence, a single window of DNA contains:
- the ubp1 gene encoding upstream-binding protein 1 — protein MAWVLKMDDATIESGLVHDFDASLSGIGQELGAGAYSMSDVLALPIFKQEDGSIPVESDNKNPPFQYVLCTATSPAVKLHEETLTYLNQGQSYEIRLLDNRKMGEMPELNSKTVKSIVRVVFHDRRLQYMEHQQLEGWKWNRPGDRLLDIDIPMCVGITEPHTHPSQLNAAEFLWDVSKRASVFVQVHCISTEFTPRKHGGEKGVPFRIQIDTFKQDENSEYTQHLHSASCQIKVFKPKGADRKQKTDREKMEKKSAQEKEKYQASYDTTILSETRLEPVIEEAVEHELKKSSKRTLPADCGDSTAKSKRGSCSPWPDNAYVNTNTSAPPTFTSNPSYSSSNAVPDSEASSPNHKGDTSILVTMESLSPTASMQEVQQWLHKNRFNSYTRIFTHFSGSDLLKLTREDLVQICGPADGIRLYNALKSRAVRPRLTVYVCQELSHDESPLLERRCPSKNGEHSSPTTINVYHALYLEEMTACELTRKISNVLSLPLSHINQVYRQGPTGIHILLSDQMVSNFPDESCFLVSTLKDDTSDGFHLVLK, from the exons TGATGTGCTGGCTCTGCCCATCTTCAAGCAGGAGGATGGAAGCATTCCTGTCGAATCGGACAATAAGAATCCTCCTTTTCAGTACGTACTGTGTACTGCCACCTCCCCTGCTGTCAAGCTGCACGAGGAGACCCTCACCTACCTAAACCAAG GCCAGTCTTATGAGATTCGTCTCCTAGATAACCGGAAGATGGGGGAAATGCCAGAACTCAACAGTAAGACAGTGAAG AGTATAGTGAGAGTAGTGTTTCATGACCGGAGACTGCAGTATATGGAGCATCAGCAGCTGGAGGGCTGGAAGTGGAATCGTCCTGGTGATCGTCTGCTTGACATTG ATATCCCTATGTGTGTGGGTATTACTGAACCCCATACCCACCCCTCCCAGCTAAATGCTGCTGAGTTCCTGTGGGACGTCTCCAAGCGTGCATCTGTGTTTGTGCAG GTGCACTGCATCAGTACAGAGTTCACCCCACGAAAACATGGTGGCGAGAAGGGTGTACCGTTCCGCATCCAGATAGATACCTTCAAACAGGATGAGAACAGCGAGTACACACAACACCTGCATTCTGCCAGCTGCCAGATCAAAGTGTTCAAG CCAAAGGGAGCAGATAGGAAACAGAAGACCGACCGAGAGAAGATGGAGAAAAAAAGCgcacaggagaaggaaaaatacCAAGCCTCCTATGATACTACTATTCTCTCAGAG ACTCGTCTGGAGCCAGTGATAGAGGAGGCTGTGGAGCATGAGCTGAAGAAATCAAGTAAGCGTACGCTGCCTGCAGATTGTGGAGACTCGACAGCCAAGAGCAAAAGAGGCAGT TGTTCTCCTTGGCCAGACAATGCTtatgtgaacacaaacacatcagcTCCCCCTACCTTCACTTCAAACCCTTCTTACAGCAGCAGCAATGCAGTCCCTGACAG TGAAGCGTCTTCACCTAACCACAAAGGAGATACCAGCATTCTAGTCACCATGGAG TCTTTAAGCCCAACAGCTTCTATGCAGGAGGTGCAACAGTGGCTTCATAAAAACAGATTCAACTCCTATACCAGgatttttacacatttctcag GTTCTGATCTACTGAAGTTGACTCGTGAAGATTTGGTACAGATCTGTGGGCCAGCTGATGGGATCCGCCTTTACAATGCACTAAAATCAAG AGCGGTTCGACCTAGGCTGACCGTGTATGTGTGTCAGGAATTATCTCACGATGAGAGCCCACTACTGGAGAGACGCTGTCCAAGCAAGAATGGAGAGCACAGCAGTCCCACAACCATTAATG ttTATCATGCATTGTACCTTGAGGAGATGACTGCTTGTGAACTGACCAGAAAAATATCCAACGTGTTGAGCCTGCCTCTATCTCATATTAATCAAGTCTACAGGCAGGGGCCTACAGGAATACACATACTGCTCAGTGACCAG ATGGTTTCTAATTTCCCTGATGAGAGCTGCTTCCTTGTCAGTACATTAAAAG ATGATACAAGCGATGGATTCCATCTGGTTCTGAAGTAG